One region of Armigeres subalbatus isolate Guangzhou_Male chromosome 3, GZ_Asu_2, whole genome shotgun sequence genomic DNA includes:
- the LOC134219391 gene encoding neuropeptide FF receptor 2-like produces MKTGFSLQPEDASLQRVPAPRFFWAMPVAINTSQYSYPLEVWDQIPDKDIILKLSILIPIVLFGILGNVSLLEIIFTNRSLRTPTHLLIANLALIDLVTLLVCPPVFILHDIHQSYVLGPIGCKLEGFIEGGLLITSVLALCVVSYDRLAAIVLSRKARFKMTSVSIASAICWILGFVAALPLSIYRNYKERNWSNFRETFCSEDKHVMPLYWDYIVVLLVWLPLCVMLITYTTILYKLDRYERKAMNREHPMVVRYKSRVAKTLFIVLITFVVVRIPFTVMLLIYYKDVDDGNRFEISESFIMLWWIAKVAFIFLYSAMNPVIYGLTNRTFRKAFKDSVILGTLLRFTDDEEGTEKLRNHRILSFSKKTRTDGSMLYREAKRRPIANWLNSTIRWKDKRASERIPETKTPEADGTQSSETAQNVPKR; encoded by the exons ATGAAAACCGGCTTCAGTTTACAACCAGAAGATGCATCCCTTCAAAGAGTCCCCGCCCCAAGATTTTTCTGGGCCATGCCAGTTGCG ATCAACACATCGCAATACTCCTACCCGTTGGAAGTGTGGGATCAAATACCCGATAAAGATATTATTTTGAAGCTATCGATTTTGATACCGATTGTGCTGTTTGGTATTCTTGGCAACGTGTCCCTACTGGAGATTATTTTCACCAACCGATCACTGCGCACGCCGACGCATCTGCTGATCGCTAATCTTGCTCTCATTGATCTGGTTACTTTATTGGTTTGTCCTCCAGTGTTCATATTGCATGATATTCATCAAAGTTATGTTCTGGGACCTATCGGGTGCAAACTTGAAGGTTTTATTGAAG GTGGACTACTCATCACCTCGGTGCTAGCATTATGTGTCGTCAGCTACGATCGTTTGGCAGCCATTGTACTGTCCAGGAAGGCAAGATTTAAAATGACTAGCGTTAGCATAGCTTCGGCAATTTGCTGGATTCTGGGATTCGTCGCTGCATTGCCTTTATCAATCTATCGAAACTACAAAGAACGTAACTGGAGTAATTTTCGAGAAACATTTTGCTCAGAAGATAAACATGTGATGCCGCTATATTGGGACTACATCGTAGTTTTGTTGGTTTGGCTCCCGCTGTGTGTAATGCTGATTACTTACACTACTATTCTATATAAGCTAGATCGCTATGAAAGAAAAGCAATGAATCGAGAGCATCCGATGGTGGTGCGGTATAAAAGCCGAGTGGCGAAGACCCTATTTATAGTTCTGATAACCTTCGTGGTGGTGAGGATACCTTTTACCGTTATGCTTCTGATTTACTACAAAGATGTGGATGACGGTAATAGGTTTGAG ATAAGTGAAAGTTTCATCATGCTGTGGTGGATCGCCAAAGTGGCGTTTATATTTCTGTACTCTGCAATGAATCCGGTCATTTATGGTCTCACCAATAGGACGTTCAGAAAAGCATTCAAAGATTCGGTCATTTTGGGAACGCTTCTACGCTTCACTGACGATGAAGAAGGCACAGAAAAACTTAGAAATCACAGGATTCTCTCATTCTCCAAGAAAACACGTACTGATGGATCAATGTTATACAGAGAAGCAAAAAG GCGACCTATTGCAAATTGGTTGAACTCTACAATCAGATGGAAAGATAAGCGTGCTAGTGAAAGGATCCCAGAAACCAAAACCCCAGAAGCTGACGGCACACAATCTTCGGAAACAGCACAAAATGTTCCGAAGCGATAA
- the LOC134219392 gene encoding neuropeptide FF receptor 2-like, with protein MNKMLMKPIISFDDSGKFVHYVTDEDLSLMNVSIYDYPREIWVTIPFWEILVKTVTFLPLITFGIFGNIALLCIIFTIRALRTPTNMLIANLAVADLATLIICPVMFMLHDFYQNYVMGCVGCKLEGFLEGLLLITSVLCLCGISYDRLTAIVFPKKSRLTMRGVNVIIASSWGIGFCLALPLTIFRNYKERQWKNYLETFCAENTNFLPQYWHVLIGALVWFPLAVMICCYGLIFLKLDRYQRKVLNREHPISVCYKRKVAKCLFVVLIVFVLLRIPFTTLVFIRYYRFVNANSDQIGKDFLILWYVSHYLMFLNAAINPVIYGMTNDNFRKAYNKTKIWRCFWKSGPVKKADPRMKEPAIMIIGHLQPRGPCGSEKCIDFSEWIIQPKQGVQTGESRETKSSQWKATTEEVQTKCEQKPSHSCELIIADQFGEKQSKRQSAGFI; from the exons atgAATAAAATGCTAATGAAGCCAATAATATCATTCGATGATTCGGGTAAATTTGTGCATTACGTCACCGATGAAGATCTCTCGCTG ATGAATGTCAGCATCTACGACTATCCTCGTGAAATATGGGTGACCATTCCTTTTTGGGAGATTTTGGTTAAAACGGTCACCTTCTTGCCTTTGATCACGTTCGGAATTTTCGGCAACATTGCACTTCTATGCATAATCTTTACCATTCGGGCCCTCAGGACTCCAACCAATATGCTGATTGCAAACTTGGCCGTAGCTGATTTGGCCACCTTGATCATCTGTCCTGTTATGTTCATGCTGCACGATTTTTATCAAAACTACGTTATGGGATGTGTTGGCTGTAAGCTGGAGGGGTTTTTGGAAG GTCTCCTACTCATAACGTCCGTCCTTTGCCTTTGTGGAATAAGCTACGATCGTTTAACTGCGATTGTGTTTCCAAAGAAGTCCAGGTTAACGATGCGAGGTGTGAACGTAATTATTGCCAGCTCGTGGGGCATAGGATTTTGCCTCGCTCTTCCTTTGACAATCTTCCGTAACTACAAGGAACGTCAATGGAAAAATTACTTGGAAACCTTTTGCGCGGAGAATACGAACTTTTTACCGCAATACTGGCACGTCCTGATTGGAGCCTTGGTATGGTTTCCTTTAGCCGTAATGATCTGCTGCTATGGTTTGATATTTCTCAAGCTTGATCGGTATCAAAGGAAGGTATTAAATCGAGAGCATCCGATTTCAGTTTGCTACAAAAGAAAAGTGGCAAAATGTTTGTTCGTAGTACTAATTGTGTTCGTCTTGCTGAGGATACCATTTACCACTTTAGTTTTTATTCGTTACTACCGATTCGTTAATGCAAATAGTGACCAGATAGGAAAAGACTTTCTTATACTTTGGTACGTGTCTCATTATTTGATGTTCTTGAATGCAGCCATTAACCCAGTAATCTATGGAATGACAAACGATAACTTCCGGAAAGcatataataaaacaaaaatttggagaTGCTTCTGGAAATCTGGACCAGTTAAAAAG GCCGATCCACGGATGAAGGAACCAGCAATAATGATCATCGGTCACCTTCAGCCACGTGGTCCTTGTGGAAGTGAAAAGTGCATCGATTTTTCAGAGTGGATCATTCAACCTAAACAAGGTGTTCAAACTGGTGAGTCGAGAGAGACGAAATCCTCCCAGTGGAAGGCAACCACGGAAGAAGTGCAAACAAAGTGTGAACAAAAACCCTCCCATAGCTGTGAGTTGATTATTGCTGATCAGTTTGGAGAAAAACAGAGCAAAAGGCAGTCAGCAGGATTCATTTGA
- the LOC134219393 gene encoding alpha-tocopherol transfer protein-like: MVHIRPLSSSLSKKAQNELNEVPERIHEDLKILRQWIAQSPHLRPRVDDQFLVAFLRGCKYSLERTKAKLDLYYTVRTVCPELIRTRDPENVRTRAIIRLGVGLPLPHTATPDSPRIVLVRPAAYNTSQFSIEEVIRVSTMTHDIMLIEDDNFVIAGQIGILDLANVTVDHFLQFSPTFVKKMTMMSQEASPLRQKGFHYINTPCGFEVVFNMFKGFMSEKNQSRLYVHGQDLESFYRHVPRRLLPAEYGGDAGPLQDLIFNWEKKLVSYRDYFLQEDQYGTDEKKRLGQPKNAANLFGVEGSCGVVQLD; encoded by the exons ATGGTTCACATTCGACCGCTATCGAGCTCGCTCAGTAAAAAGGCTCAAAATGAACTGAATGAGGTACCGGAACGAATTCACGAAGATCTGAAAATTCTCCGCCAATGGATTGCCCAAAGCCCCCATCTGCGACCGCGTGTTGACGATCAATTTCTAGTGGCTTTTCTTCGAGGGTGTAAATATAGTTTGGAGCGAACCAAAGCAAAACTGGATTTGTATTACACAGTTCGGACAGTGTGCCCTGAATTGATCAGAACGCGAGATCCGGAAAACGTGAGAACAAGGGCAATCATTCGCCTTGGTGTTGGGTTGCCTCTGCCACACACGGCAACCCCCGATTCGCCAAGAATCGTTCTAGTTCGACCAGCTGCCTATAATACATCCCAGTTTAGTATAGAGGAGGTGATTCGAGTGAGCACCATGACCCACGACATAATGCTGATTGAGGATGACAACTTCGTGATTGCCGGACAG attgGCATCTTGGATCTTGCGAATGTTACAGTGGATCACTTTCTCCAGTTCTCTCCTACATTCGTAAAGAAAATGACTATGATGAGTCAGGAAGCGTCCCCTTTGAGGCAAAAAGGATTTCACTATATCAACACTCCGTGTGGGTTCGAGGTGGTCTTCAATATGTTCAAAGGTTTTATGTCTGAGAAAAACCAGTCAAGA CTCTATGTCCACGGGCAAGATCTTGAATCGTTTTACCGACACGTACCGAGGAGACTACTTCCGGCAGAGTACGGAGGAGATGCCGGTCCACTGCAAGATCTTATTTTCAATTGGGAGAAGAAACTTGTTTCGTACCGGGACTACTTCCTGCAGGAAGATCAATATGGAACTGATGAGAAGAAACGACTTGGACAACCGAAGAACGCCGCAAATTTGTTTGGCGTCGAAGGATCATGTGGGGTAGTGCAACTGGACTGA